The Pseudomonas benzenivorans region GACATCAACGACTACAAGGCCAAGACCGAGCTGACCCTGCAGAAGCTCTACACCACGGTCATCTCTTCCCTGCGCGCCTACGAGAGCCTGGTGGCCATCGAGCGCAGCCGCCAGGGCCTGAGCAAGATCCTCGAGGGCTCGGCCAACCTCTACCAGATGCACTCGTTGCGCGAGTTCGCCTCCGGCGTGTTGGCGCAGATCGGCGCCATCCTCGACGTCGGCACTCACGGCATCCTCTGCGTACGTCGGGGTGCCGGCAGCGGTTCGGTGGCCCTACAGGTACTCGGCGCCACCGGCAGCTTCGCCGAGGCGGCCCGGCATGACGAACTCGACTCGGCGCACCCGGCCTATGCGCTGATGCTGCAGGCGGTCGAACGGCAGCAGAGCCTCTACGCCTATCCCAACGAGGTGCTCTACATCCCGACCCAGACCCGCCACGAATTCCTGCTGTATTTCACCCCACCCTGGCCGCTGACCGAGGTGGACAAGGACCTGCTGGAGGTGTTCTGCAGCCGCATCGCTTCGGCCTTCGACAACCTCCACCATCACCTGCAGATGACCCGCGCGCAGGAGGCCACGGTGGTGGCCCTGGCCGATCTGGCCGAGTACCGCGACAGTGATACCGGCGAGCACGTGCTGCGTGTCGAGCGCTGGACCGCGCGCACGGCGCAGCGGATGGCCGAGCGTGGCGACTACCCCGAGCAGCTGACGCCGCGCTTTCTCGAACTGATCGGCATGGCCAGCATCCTGCACGACGTCGGCAAGGTCGCCACCCCCGACCTGGTGCTGTTCAAGCCCGGAGTACATGACGCTGAGCAGCGCGAGGTGATGCGCCGCCATGCCAGCATCGGTGCGGCCATCCTGCAGCGCTCGGCACGCATGGTCGAGGGTCAGAGTTACCTGTCGATCGGCGCGGAGATCGCTGGCGGCCACCACGAGCACTTCGATGGCAACGGTTATCCCCAGGGCCTGCGCGGCGAGGAGATCCCCCTCTCGGCACGCATCGTCGCGGTGGTCGACGTATTCGACGCCCTGATGCATCGGCGGCCCTACAAGGAACCCTGGTCCCTGGCCGATTCGCTGGACTACCTGCGCGCGCGCAGCGGCAAGCAGTTCGATCCGCGGGTGGTGGACGCCTTCCTCGAAGTGGTGGAGCAGGAGTATGCGCAGGAGTAGGTGGGCGCCTGCCGGATAGCGGGATAGAGCGGCCAGAAACGACGAGCCCGGCGCGGGGCCGGGCTCGTCTTCTGGGCAGAGGTGCCGCTTACTTCA contains the following coding sequences:
- a CDS encoding DUF3369 domain-containing protein, whose product is MSKEQAHEEDDWLIDDSADPPVLHCEMPWRLLIVDDEPDVHRVTQLALRDVEYKGRRLELLSAYSGEEGFALLRDQPDIALTLLDVVMETEDAGLRLVHRVREELGNPLVRIVLRTGQPGQAPEQEVIVAYDINDYKAKTELTLQKLYTTVISSLRAYESLVAIERSRQGLSKILEGSANLYQMHSLREFASGVLAQIGAILDVGTHGILCVRRGAGSGSVALQVLGATGSFAEAARHDELDSAHPAYALMLQAVERQQSLYAYPNEVLYIPTQTRHEFLLYFTPPWPLTEVDKDLLEVFCSRIASAFDNLHHHLQMTRAQEATVVALADLAEYRDSDTGEHVLRVERWTARTAQRMAERGDYPEQLTPRFLELIGMASILHDVGKVATPDLVLFKPGVHDAEQREVMRRHASIGAAILQRSARMVEGQSYLSIGAEIAGGHHEHFDGNGYPQGLRGEEIPLSARIVAVVDVFDALMHRRPYKEPWSLADSLDYLRARSGKQFDPRVVDAFLEVVEQEYAQE